TATGTTCCATTAATCATCTTCTAGTGCAGCTAATGCAGAGTGGGTATGTCAAAGAAAGGGCATCTTGTCGTCTTCATACTCAAGCATCCACCCTTCCCCCAAGGCATCAGACGTGTTTGTGAATGAACTTTCCCAGAACGCCCGGCTCTTTGACCATTGTGCTCAACAAACAAATACCAAGGGAATAATGAAATATCGTATCGGCGGGAGGCCTGGCAAAGAAACTCTGCCCGAATCAAGCctctcatcatcatcatcatcatcatcatcatcatcctgTCTCGTTTCCGACTTCGAGACACTTATGAATGAACCTATCGCCGCAATTGCCGGGCTGGCCTGTCCCTGGGCTCGCGAGCAGACTCCACATCATTAACTCTCGATCGACCAAATCCAAACCAGCCTCGCCCACCACCAGTCGGCTGTTCCTCTCTTACAGCAGCGCTGGCTGGAGGCGCCGGGGGGCGTCCAGTGGACGAGTTCTGGTGGCTCGACGACATGTGTCCGTTGCGAGATGGCTCCCGACTGACATACTCGGGCGGTGTACGGTCTCCTTGCAGGCGATCCCACTCTTCCGCATCGCTTGGATCAACTGCTGGTATAGGTGCTCCGCTGCGACGCAGgttcttctttcccttctcaCGAAGATACTCTTCGAGGACAATGGCGTTTTTGGTGTTGGCGCGGAAAGCAGCATCGGCGATATCTCCCACAAAGGGCACAAGACCGATGAAGAAGTCAACGATGATGTTCAACATCATCTTGGATTTAACCGAATTCGGTAGTCCACCTTCGACCTTGGAGCAAGTTCTGAAcaccatcatggccatgAAGGCATCGAGCACATCGCCAACACTAAAACAGAATGCGTCGTCAGTAAATTTCGAAATGCCGAATGGGGAATGTGGGGTGGGCAATGGTGACAGGGGAATGTACTCACGCAGGAATCAGACCGATGACGCTGCCCCAACCAAATTTAACACCGCAACAGGTGAACAACGACTGATCGAGTCGGTAGGCTCGACGCTTGACCTTTGTCAAGACCTCTCCGTCTTGCTTGGAGATTCCTGGAGGCAGTGCCTTTCTGCGTTTCTTGACTTTGCCAGTAGGGGTGCCATCAAGCCTGGTGGCAGGGACGGTTTCAAAGTAGGGGTCCTATGATGGGGTCAGTCGTCAGGATTACTGAAAACACGAACGCATCGTTCAAATGCAACAACGTACCTCGCGGCCAAAGTTGTTTTCGACCTTTTCAGCCAGAATCTTCTTGCTGATCCACTTCGCAATAAGACCCGCCATGTTTgcggcgatgtcgtcgatgCAACGGTGAAATATTGGATTGCAGGTCAGTACCGCGGTCCAAGACTGAATGCGCAGCTCGTTTAGTTGAGTGGCGCACGGAGCCGGAGAGAAACGGTCTCTTTGTTGTACTGACGGAGAGCTCTGCTTACTCTGCTGGATAGCAGAGCGCTCGTTGACGTTtgtttaataataaaaaagTGCCGGTGTATCCAAGTAGGCTAAGAGTTACGCCCCGTAGTCATTGGAGCAAGGCAACTGTTGGCAATAGTTCTGGACGTAAACTGTGGCAGAGAGATCAAGAGCTTCCAagccggcagcggcaactGAACGAGGAAATGTCTGGAACATATAAGTATCGAGGAAAACAGACCAGCAGCTATGCAGGGTCCGAGCCACACACATGAAAGTTGCCTCTTTCCctacgtaagaaacagcaGGCCCCGAGCTGGGCCATCTGCAAGCCCGATGCCCAGAATTCCTGTTTTGGCCAGTCCGCGACCATGATGTAATCCTGTCGGTCACTGCACACCAATGCACTCTACTCATTCCGAGAGGCCTCTTCAGTGGGGCTCTGACAGGCTAGAACGCTGCGTTTCACATCATGCTGCAGCGGACAGGTGACTGGGCTCCAATGGGCGTGCAAGACCGACGGGCTTCAATGGCCTGGACATCACCTAACAGCAGCATTGAACCCGCTGGGACATAGTTTAGCAGCGTTAACAATAACACTATTCTAGCCACGTACGTGTGGCGAGTGATCTGCACAGCCTCTGCGTGGCTGAGCCTTTTCTCGACCTCTCGGGTAAATTCCAGCTAGGGAAGAACGGGGAAGTAAATGAGAAAAGATTGAGGGAACTTGCCTGTTGAGCTGTATGCTTCGCACCTCCCAATGCAGAGGCTTCAAAGCTGACAGGGACTGGTCGAGACCGGATGGATACGACCTGGTGTCCTGATGACAAGCTGGAGATGGGCTGTGCCACGACCAT
The genomic region above belongs to Colletotrichum higginsianum IMI 349063 chromosome 2, whole genome shotgun sequence and contains:
- a CDS encoding PH domain-containing protein, producing the protein MAGLIAKWISKKILAEKVENNFGREDPYFETVPATRLDGTPTGKVKKRRKALPPGISKQDGEVLTKVKRRAYRLDQSLFTCCGVKFGWGSVIGLIPAVGDVLDAFMAMMVFRTCSKVEGGLPNSVKSKMMLNIIVDFFIGLVPFVGDIADAAFRANTKNAIVLEEYLREKGKKNLRRSGAPIPAVDPSDAEEWDRLQGDRTPPEYVSREPSRNGHMSSSHQNSSTGRPPAPPASAAVREEQPTGGGRGWFGFGRSRVNDVESAREPRDRPARQLRR